From Caballeronia insecticola, a single genomic window includes:
- the phaC gene encoding class I poly(R)-hydroxyalkanoic acid synthase yields the protein MASKTSSSSSRSRTADSHPAQEASDTPGATGVQQAFDQWLNAWRSVADPAQWAKFTQQTNTAQTNTANESGAAGAASPFAAFAAFTNGFPNGFPSAFPSAFPTLGAMPQMPDFTKLNGMAEFAKLASSMPGFGAAMQGLPTLPKIPTAAIQPERLQQLQSNYSRDASELLKQASEQSIDPSALKDRRFTDTSWQTTPAYAFTAAWYLLNARYLQELADAVQSDPKTRERIRFTVQQWAAAAAPSNYLALNPEAQKALIESKGESLRQGMLNLLGDMQRGKISQSDETRFLVGKNIASTEGSVVYENDLVQLIQYKPLAPKVYARPLLIVPPCINKFYILDLSPESSLVRYGLEQGHQVFILSWRNADQSVAHKTWDDYVEQGVLETIGVVKEITGEDKINTLGFCIGGTILATALAVAAARGEEPAASMTLLTSMLDFSDTGVLDVFVDEAHVQLREQSIGGKNGAPAGLMRGVEFANTFSYLRPNDLVWNYVVDNYLKGRTPQAFDLLFWNSDSTNLPGPMCVWYLRNTYLENKLKEPNALTVCGEKIDLSRLTLPTFIYGSREDHIVPWKSAYASAPVLGGPQTFVLGASGHIAGVINPPSKNKRSFWMIDSDDARLPDSADGWFEAAAEHPGSWWPAWSKWLAGNAGEQVKAGAAQGSKTYPVIEAAPGRYVLERDF from the coding sequence ATGGCTTCCAAAACTTCTTCCTCATCTTCCCGCTCCCGTACCGCCGATAGTCATCCGGCTCAGGAAGCTTCCGACACGCCTGGCGCGACCGGCGTCCAGCAGGCGTTCGATCAATGGCTGAACGCGTGGCGCTCCGTAGCCGATCCCGCGCAATGGGCGAAATTCACTCAACAGACAAATACTGCGCAGACGAATACCGCGAATGAATCCGGCGCCGCGGGCGCCGCTTCGCCGTTTGCTGCCTTCGCCGCGTTCACCAACGGTTTTCCGAACGGCTTTCCGTCCGCGTTCCCGAGTGCGTTTCCGACGCTGGGCGCGATGCCGCAAATGCCCGACTTCACGAAGCTCAACGGCATGGCGGAATTTGCCAAACTGGCGAGCAGCATGCCGGGCTTCGGCGCGGCGATGCAGGGTTTGCCCACATTACCCAAGATTCCGACAGCCGCGATTCAGCCCGAACGTCTCCAGCAGTTGCAGAGCAACTATTCGCGGGACGCCTCCGAGTTGCTCAAGCAGGCGTCGGAACAAAGCATCGATCCGAGCGCGCTGAAAGACCGCCGCTTCACGGATACCTCGTGGCAAACCACGCCGGCCTATGCTTTCACGGCGGCGTGGTATTTGCTGAACGCGCGCTATCTGCAGGAACTCGCGGATGCCGTGCAGAGCGACCCGAAGACGCGCGAGCGCATTCGCTTCACCGTGCAGCAGTGGGCCGCCGCGGCTGCGCCGAGCAACTATCTCGCGCTCAACCCCGAAGCGCAGAAGGCGCTCATCGAAAGCAAGGGCGAAAGCCTGCGTCAGGGCATGCTGAATCTGCTCGGCGACATGCAGCGCGGCAAGATCTCGCAGTCGGACGAAACGCGCTTTCTCGTCGGCAAGAACATTGCGTCGACGGAAGGCTCGGTTGTCTACGAGAACGACCTCGTGCAATTGATCCAGTACAAGCCGCTCGCACCGAAGGTCTACGCGCGGCCGCTCTTGATCGTGCCGCCGTGCATCAACAAGTTCTACATTCTCGATCTTTCGCCGGAAAGCTCGCTCGTGCGCTACGGGCTCGAGCAGGGCCATCAGGTGTTCATCCTCTCGTGGCGTAACGCCGATCAGTCGGTGGCGCACAAGACCTGGGACGATTACGTCGAACAGGGCGTGCTCGAAACCATCGGTGTGGTGAAGGAGATCACCGGCGAGGACAAGATCAATACGCTGGGCTTCTGCATCGGCGGGACCATTCTCGCGACGGCGCTCGCCGTGGCGGCGGCGCGTGGCGAGGAGCCGGCCGCGTCGATGACCCTGCTCACCTCGATGCTCGATTTCTCCGACACCGGCGTGCTCGACGTGTTCGTCGACGAAGCGCACGTGCAGTTGCGCGAACAGTCGATCGGCGGCAAGAACGGCGCGCCCGCCGGGCTCATGCGCGGCGTCGAGTTTGCGAACACGTTCTCGTATCTGCGCCCGAACGATCTGGTGTGGAACTACGTCGTCGACAATTACCTCAAAGGACGCACGCCGCAGGCTTTCGATCTGCTGTTCTGGAACAGCGATTCGACCAACCTGCCGGGACCGATGTGCGTCTGGTATCTGCGCAACACGTATCTCGAGAACAAGCTGAAGGAGCCGAACGCGCTGACGGTGTGCGGCGAGAAGATCGACCTCTCGCGCCTCACGCTGCCCACCTTCATCTACGGTTCGCGCGAAGACCATATCGTGCCGTGGAAGTCGGCGTATGCGTCGGCGCCGGTGCTCGGCGGTCCGCAGACTTTCGTGCTCGGCGCGTCGGGTCATATCGCGGGCGTGATCAACCCGCCGTCGAAGAACAAGCGCAGTTTCTGGATGATCGACAGCGACGACGCGCGCCTGCCCGACAGCGCCGACGGCTGGTTCGAAGCCGCGGCGGAGCATCCTGGAAGCTGGTGGCCGGCCTGGTCGAAGTGGCTCGCCGGAAACGCGGGCGAACAGGTCAAGGCGGGCGCGGCGCAGGGTTCGAAGACGTACCCGGTGATCGAGGCCGCGCCCGGCCGTTACGTACTGGAACGCGACTTCTGA
- the pgeF gene encoding peptidoglycan editing factor PgeF — translation MTNQAALHPDACLWPQWKVSPRVRAFVTTRAGGVSEAPYDGGAPGAGGLNLGLSTGDAPAAVAENRRRTLASTHMSNAAWLEQIHGTQVEEAHAVIERLERGERTRADASVTDRAGVVCVVMTADCLPVLFCDDEGRAVGAAHAGWRGLAGGIVEKTGERVAALAGVSTSRLNAYLGPAIGPEAFEVGEDVLDAFAAAARASERDATVAAFRHAGGTPAKYFADIYALARLRLAALGVDTARMHGGTHCTVTEKQRFYSYRRDRVTGRMAAMIWLAE, via the coding sequence ATGACGAATCAAGCCGCGCTGCATCCTGATGCTTGTCTCTGGCCGCAATGGAAGGTTTCGCCGCGCGTGCGTGCATTCGTGACGACACGCGCGGGCGGCGTGAGCGAAGCGCCTTACGACGGCGGCGCGCCCGGCGCGGGCGGTCTGAATCTCGGCCTGTCGACGGGCGATGCGCCCGCGGCCGTCGCCGAGAATCGCCGTCGCACGCTTGCATCGACGCACATGTCGAACGCCGCTTGGCTCGAACAAATTCACGGCACGCAGGTCGAGGAGGCTCATGCGGTTATCGAACGGCTCGAGCGCGGCGAGCGCACGCGCGCGGACGCGAGCGTGACGGATCGCGCGGGCGTCGTGTGTGTCGTGATGACGGCCGATTGCCTGCCCGTGCTCTTCTGCGACGACGAAGGCCGCGCGGTCGGCGCCGCGCATGCGGGCTGGCGCGGACTGGCGGGCGGCATCGTCGAGAAGACGGGCGAGCGTGTGGCGGCGCTCGCGGGCGTATCGACATCGCGGCTCAACGCGTATCTCGGACCCGCGATCGGGCCGGAAGCGTTCGAAGTCGGCGAGGACGTGCTCGACGCATTCGCCGCCGCGGCGCGGGCCAGCGAGCGCGATGCGACCGTGGCGGCGTTCAGGCACGCGGGCGGCACGCCGGCAAAATACTTCGCCGATATCTACGCACTGGCGCGCCTGCGCCTCGCCGCACTGGGCGTCGATACCGCGCGCATGCACGGCGGCACGCATTGCACGGTGACCGAGAAGCAGCGGTTTTACTCGTATCGGCGCGATCGCGTGACAGGCCGCATGGCAGCCATGATCTGGCTCGCCGAATAA
- a CDS encoding RluA family pseudouridine synthase, with protein MTRSSTRRTKDQLKDYSPCDTGGDSAPADSQPAASQEPPREARVPDELAGDRLDKVLAKIFPEFSRSRLQGWIEEGRVLVDGAGAKVRQPVPMGATITLVPDLLPEQLAFAPEPVPLHIVYEDETLVVVNKPAGMVVHPAAGNWSGTLLNGLLHRYGAAAAGLPRAGIVHRLDKETSGLMVVARTLEAQTDLVRQLQARTVKRRYVAFVWGTMPDEGTIDAPIGRDPRERTRMAVVRSAAGKPARTHFRTIDRTTWHGQPVSAIHCDLETGRTHQIRVHCAHSGHPLLGDPLYGRARGKRSVTPLPNDFARQALHAWRLGLIHPATGKEVHWRADLPEDLATLAGELGLGQDEEVEFDEDEDFAQVYSMDDADDGDEDWDEENDEDDEA; from the coding sequence ATGACCCGCTCAAGTACTCGTCGTACCAAAGACCAACTTAAAGATTATAGCCCATGCGACACCGGCGGCGACTCAGCGCCGGCCGATTCGCAGCCTGCCGCGAGCCAGGAGCCGCCGCGTGAGGCGCGCGTGCCCGACGAACTCGCCGGCGACCGTCTCGACAAGGTGCTCGCGAAGATCTTCCCGGAGTTTTCGCGCAGCCGCCTGCAGGGCTGGATCGAAGAAGGGCGCGTGCTCGTCGACGGCGCGGGCGCCAAAGTGCGCCAGCCCGTGCCGATGGGCGCCACCATCACGCTCGTCCCCGACCTGTTGCCCGAGCAGCTTGCCTTCGCGCCCGAGCCGGTGCCGCTGCATATCGTGTACGAGGACGAAACGCTCGTCGTCGTCAATAAGCCGGCCGGCATGGTCGTGCATCCGGCGGCCGGCAACTGGAGCGGCACGCTGCTCAACGGTCTGCTGCATCGTTACGGCGCTGCCGCAGCGGGGCTGCCGCGCGCGGGCATCGTGCATCGGCTGGATAAGGAAACGTCCGGGCTGATGGTGGTCGCGCGCACGCTGGAGGCGCAAACCGACCTCGTGCGCCAGTTGCAGGCGCGCACGGTCAAGCGGCGCTACGTCGCGTTCGTGTGGGGCACCATGCCGGACGAAGGCACGATCGACGCGCCCATCGGCCGCGATCCGCGCGAGCGCACGCGCATGGCGGTCGTGCGCAGCGCGGCGGGAAAGCCCGCGCGCACGCACTTCCGGACCATCGACCGCACGACGTGGCACGGCCAGCCCGTCAGCGCCATTCACTGCGATCTCGAAACCGGGCGCACGCATCAGATTCGCGTGCACTGCGCGCACTCGGGGCATCCGCTGCTCGGCGATCCGCTCTACGGCCGCGCGCGCGGCAAGCGTTCGGTCACGCCGTTGCCGAACGACTTCGCGCGCCAGGCGCTGCATGCGTGGCGGCTCGGCCTGATTCATCCCGCGACCGGCAAGGAAGTGCACTGGCGCGCGGACTTGCCCGAAGACCTCGCGACGCTCGCCGGGGAACTCGGGCTCGGTCAGGACGAGGAAGTCGAATTCGATGAAGACGAAGACTTCGCGCAGGTCTACAGCATGGACGATGCAGACGACGGCGACGAAGACTGGGACGAAGAAAATGACGAGGACGACGAAGCATGA
- a CDS encoding outer membrane protein assembly factor BamD, with protein sequence MRVFNTIHQSMRQTIKYLALAAGVAIVAACHGLPEKTDETATWNNNKLYTEAQDALSGSDWGKCAKYFEALEGRDPFGHFAQQAQINVAYCYWKDSETASADQAIDRFIKLHPGHPDIAYAYYLKGMIHFNDDLGLFGRFSGQDMSERDPKSLRESYDAFKVVVDRYPQSKYAPDAAQRMRYIVNALASHEVHAADYYYRRGAYVAAINRAQLAIREYKNAPATEDALHIMMLSYERLDQPQLADDTKRVLAATFPDSPYVTGKRRASDSKPWYQIW encoded by the coding sequence ATGCGAGTCTTCAACACCATTCATCAATCGATGCGTCAAACGATCAAGTATCTGGCGCTGGCCGCGGGCGTCGCCATTGTTGCGGCCTGTCACGGCTTGCCCGAGAAGACCGACGAAACGGCAACGTGGAATAACAACAAATTATATACGGAGGCTCAGGACGCGCTCTCCGGCAGCGACTGGGGCAAGTGCGCCAAATACTTCGAAGCCCTCGAAGGCCGCGATCCGTTCGGCCATTTCGCGCAGCAGGCGCAGATCAACGTCGCGTATTGCTACTGGAAAGACAGCGAAACCGCTTCGGCCGATCAGGCTATCGATCGTTTCATTAAGCTGCACCCGGGTCATCCGGATATCGCTTATGCGTATTATCTGAAGGGCATGATCCACTTCAACGACGACCTCGGACTCTTCGGCCGCTTCTCCGGTCAGGACATGAGCGAGCGCGATCCGAAGTCGCTGCGCGAGTCTTATGACGCGTTCAAGGTCGTCGTCGACCGATATCCGCAAAGCAAGTACGCGCCGGACGCCGCCCAGCGCATGCGCTACATCGTGAACGCGCTGGCGTCGCACGAAGTTCACGCGGCCGATTATTACTATCGGCGCGGCGCGTATGTCGCCGCGATCAACCGCGCGCAGCTCGCCATCCGCGAATACAAGAACGCGCCGGCCACCGAAGACGCGCTGCACATCATGATGTTGTCGTACGAGCGCCTCGATCAGCCGCAACTCGCCGACGACACCAAGCGCGTGCTCGCTGCAACGTTCCCCGACAGCCCGTATGTCACCGGCAAGCGCCGCGCGAGCGACAGCAAGCCGTGGTATCAAATCTGGTAA
- a CDS encoding ATP-dependent DNA helicase, which translates to MNSPAQPGGDATAAFALTDKRSVELDAIFAAQGLLARAIDGYRPRSSQIEMARSVAAAMEASGRAMPEPAMFDAQRRPARKLGPSDKPYAPDEQPAEDIGIAVAKTAIDGGENTLIVEAGTGTGKTYAYLVPAMLWGGKVIVSTGTKHLQDQLFQRDIPTVRDALAVPVSIAMLKGRANYLCHYYLERTADNGRLPTRQDTSHLQEIVRFAKITRTGDKAELASVPENSPVWPMVTSTRDNCLGQECPHYKECFVMQARKEAQQADIVVVNHHLFFADVMLRDTGMAELLPMANTIIFDEAHQLPETATLFFGETLSTTQLLELARDTVAEGLSHARDAADWTKLGAALERAARDLRLAFKEDSVRLSLGQLPGGHPLFEALDTLETHLAALASALAAHGERAESLQALVRRARELQDLLAGWTTPPTKLERAVVENEETAVQAAKEEPNEMVRWIEVFSHTVQLHETPLSVAPIFAKQRAGVPRAWIFTSATLSVRGDFTHYAAQMGLNARRSMTLPSPFDYPSQGLLYVPRNLPQPSSPQFTDAVFEAALPVIEASGGGAFVLCTTLRAVDRIATRLRDVIERRGWDNPLLVQGDASRTELLDRFRAYGNAILVGSQSFWEGVDVRGDALSLVVIDKLPFAPPDDPVLAARLEALSKKGLSPFAVHQLPQAVITLKQGAGRLIRAETDRGVLMICDTRLVEKPYGRRIWQSLPPFKRTRELDVVREFFSDASSSATEQVE; encoded by the coding sequence TTGAACTCACCCGCACAACCCGGCGGCGACGCCACCGCGGCGTTCGCGCTGACGGACAAGCGCAGCGTCGAACTCGACGCCATCTTTGCCGCGCAAGGGCTGCTCGCGCGCGCGATCGACGGTTATCGGCCGCGCTCATCGCAGATCGAAATGGCCCGCTCGGTCGCGGCGGCAATGGAAGCCTCCGGCCGCGCCATGCCCGAACCCGCAATGTTCGACGCCCAGCGCCGCCCCGCGCGCAAGCTCGGCCCCTCGGACAAACCTTATGCGCCCGACGAGCAGCCGGCCGAGGACATCGGCATCGCGGTGGCCAAAACGGCGATCGACGGCGGCGAGAATACGCTCATCGTCGAAGCAGGAACGGGTACGGGCAAGACCTATGCCTATCTCGTGCCGGCCATGTTGTGGGGCGGCAAGGTGATCGTGTCGACGGGCACGAAGCATCTGCAGGATCAGCTGTTTCAGCGCGACATCCCGACCGTGCGCGACGCGCTCGCCGTGCCGGTATCCATCGCGATGCTGAAAGGCCGCGCGAACTATCTGTGCCATTACTACCTGGAACGCACCGCCGACAACGGCCGTCTGCCGACGCGTCAGGACACGTCGCATCTGCAGGAGATCGTCCGTTTCGCGAAGATCACGCGCACCGGCGACAAGGCCGAGCTCGCGAGCGTGCCGGAGAACTCGCCCGTCTGGCCGATGGTCACGTCCACGCGCGACAACTGTCTCGGCCAGGAATGCCCGCATTACAAGGAATGCTTCGTGATGCAGGCGCGCAAGGAGGCGCAGCAGGCGGACATCGTCGTGGTGAATCACCATCTGTTTTTCGCCGATGTGATGCTGCGCGACACCGGCATGGCCGAACTCCTGCCGATGGCGAACACGATCATCTTCGACGAGGCGCATCAGTTGCCCGAGACGGCGACGCTCTTCTTCGGCGAGACGCTCTCGACCACGCAGCTGCTCGAACTCGCGCGCGATACGGTCGCCGAAGGCCTGTCGCACGCGCGCGACGCCGCCGACTGGACGAAGCTCGGCGCGGCGCTGGAGCGTGCGGCGCGCGATCTGCGGCTCGCGTTCAAGGAAGATTCCGTGCGTCTCTCGCTCGGCCAGTTGCCCGGCGGCCATCCGCTCTTCGAGGCGCTCGACACGCTGGAGACGCATCTCGCGGCGCTCGCGTCGGCGCTTGCGGCGCACGGCGAGCGGGCGGAATCGTTGCAGGCGCTGGTTCGTCGCGCGCGCGAGTTGCAGGATCTGCTCGCCGGCTGGACGACGCCGCCGACCAAGCTCGAACGCGCCGTCGTCGAGAATGAGGAAACCGCCGTTCAGGCCGCGAAAGAAGAGCCGAACGAGATGGTGCGCTGGATCGAAGTGTTCTCGCACACGGTGCAGTTGCACGAGACGCCGCTCTCCGTCGCGCCGATCTTCGCGAAGCAGCGCGCGGGCGTGCCGCGTGCGTGGATCTTCACCTCGGCGACGCTTTCCGTGCGCGGCGACTTCACGCACTACGCGGCGCAAATGGGTCTCAACGCGCGCCGCTCGATGACCTTGCCGAGTCCTTTTGATTACCCGTCGCAAGGGCTGCTGTACGTGCCGCGCAACCTGCCGCAGCCGTCCTCGCCGCAGTTTACGGACGCCGTGTTCGAGGCCGCGTTGCCGGTGATCGAGGCATCGGGCGGCGGCGCGTTCGTGCTGTGCACGACATTGCGTGCGGTCGATCGCATCGCCACGCGTCTGCGCGACGTGATCGAGCGGCGCGGCTGGGACAATCCGCTACTCGTGCAGGGCGACGCGAGCCGCACCGAACTGCTCGACCGTTTCCGCGCCTACGGCAATGCCATTCTCGTGGGCAGTCAGAGTTTCTGGGAAGGCGTCGATGTGCGCGGCGATGCACTTTCGCTCGTGGTCATCGACAAGCTGCCGTTCGCGCCGCCCGACGATCCCGTGCTGGCCGCGCGTCTCGAGGCGCTGTCGAAGAAGGGCTTGAGCCCGTTCGCCGTGCATCAGTTGCCGCAGGCGGTCATCACGCTCAAGCAGGGCGCGGGGCGCCTGATCCGCGCGGAAACGGATCGCGGCGTGCTGATGATCTGCGATACGCGTCTCGTCGAGAAACCGTACGGACGACGCATCTGGCAAAGCTTGCCGCCGTTCAAGCGCACGCGCGAACTGGACGTGGTGCGCGAGTTTTTCAGCGACGCTTCGAGTTCGGCGACGGAGCAGGTCGAATAG
- a CDS encoding DUF465 domain-containing protein: protein MQQRLNAPRQPAVDAALLRDRIGQLQEEHHSLDTLIDKLSGIDDLELRRLKKRKLKVKDTILLLQLQLDSDAH from the coding sequence ATGCAGCAGCGCTTGAACGCACCCCGTCAACCCGCCGTGGATGCCGCTTTACTCCGCGATCGCATCGGGCAATTGCAGGAAGAGCATCACAGTCTGGACACGCTGATCGACAAGCTGTCCGGCATCGACGACCTGGAGTTGAGACGCTTGAAGAAGCGCAAGCTCAAGGTGAAGGACACCATACTCCTGCTGCAATTGCAGCTGGACTCGGACGCGCACTGA
- a CDS encoding flotillin family protein, with product MPIAATVSMLCALSAFAPEHAWAQSAKPIDSGTSVTARPLDDSASPADSANRADDALKAEYAQRQKVLDQRTAENDYRFGVKQHDCYSKFFVNHCLDNARNEMRESRQQIRHDQLALDDEQRAERAKQRDQQAAIKQAQYEAEAPQRAANEKSSQQAFEDKQRQNAVAAAQRNAEAPQRAANQAAYDRKQADYQKQLDEARARGVQDAQERELKAQRYEQKQQEAAQHRAEVEARQKEAARKQQEKAQQAQQEQQRQEQIKQQQQQQQPAK from the coding sequence GTGCCGATCGCCGCGACTGTTTCGATGCTGTGCGCGCTGAGCGCGTTTGCACCGGAACACGCATGGGCACAATCGGCCAAGCCGATCGATTCCGGCACGTCAGTGACGGCGCGTCCACTCGACGATTCCGCATCGCCCGCCGATAGCGCCAATCGCGCCGACGACGCGCTGAAAGCCGAATACGCGCAACGTCAGAAGGTGCTGGACCAGCGCACTGCGGAAAACGACTATCGCTTCGGCGTGAAGCAGCACGACTGCTACAGCAAGTTCTTCGTGAATCACTGTCTCGACAACGCGCGCAACGAAATGCGCGAGTCGCGTCAGCAGATCCGTCACGATCAACTGGCACTCGACGACGAACAGCGCGCCGAACGGGCCAAGCAGCGCGATCAGCAGGCCGCGATCAAGCAGGCGCAATATGAGGCCGAAGCGCCGCAGCGCGCGGCGAACGAAAAGTCGAGTCAGCAGGCCTTCGAGGACAAGCAGCGCCAGAACGCAGTCGCCGCGGCCCAGCGTAACGCCGAGGCGCCGCAGCGCGCGGCCAATCAGGCAGCGTACGATCGCAAGCAGGCGGACTACCAGAAGCAGCTCGACGAAGCGCGCGCACGCGGTGTGCAGGACGCGCAAGAACGCGAGCTCAAGGCGCAGCGCTACGAGCAGAAACAGCAGGAAGCCGCGCAGCATCGCGCCGAAGTCGAGGCGCGTCAGAAGGAAGCCGCGCGCAAGCAGCAGGAAAAGGCGCAGCAGGCCCAGCAGGAACAGCAGCGCCAGGAACAGATCAAGCAACAGCAGCAACAGCAGCAACCCGCCAAGTAG
- a CDS encoding Tex family protein, producing the protein MTEIVALKIVQRIATELTVQPRQVAAAVQLLDEGSTVPFIARYRKEVTGNLDDTQLRTLEERLLYLRELEDRRATILASIDEQGKLSAELRGAIEGADSKQVLEDLYLPYKPKRRTRAQIAREAGLEPLAQALLADPTLDPQAEAAKFVDAEKGVADTKAALDGARDILSEQFGETAEILGKLREHLFGQGLVMSSVVDGKQGEEGEKFRDYYDYSETIRTVPSHRALALFRGRNAGVLSVKLGLGEELDAQIPHPCEAMIAQHVGVSNRGRAADKWLSDVCRWCWRVKVQPHIENELLTQLREEAEHEAIRVFARNLKDLLLAAPAGPKAVIGLDPGLRTGVKVAVVDRTGKVLATDTIYPHEPRRDWDGSIAKLARIAHATQAELISIGNGTASRETDKLASELIAKHPDLKLQKIVVSEAGASVYSASELAAKEFPELDVSLRGAVSIARRLQDPLAELVKIEPKAIGVGQYQHDVNQRELARSLDAVVEDCVNAVGVDANTASVALLARVSGLNATLARNIVDYRDANGPFPSREHLKKVPRLGDKTFEQAAGFLRINNGENPLDRSSVHPEAYPVVERILAKIKKHIGDVLGRREALTGLSPNEFVDERFGLPTVRDILGELEKPGRDPRPEFKTATFKEGIEKISDLVPGMVLEGVVTNVAAFGAFVDIGVHQDGLVHVSALSTKFIKDPHEVVKAGQIVKVKVLETDAKRQRISLTMRLDDDLPAASADGSAGAPRGGQERRSGGGRDGRDGRDNRGGNQRREQEPSSAMAAAFAKLKR; encoded by the coding sequence ATGACGGAAATCGTAGCACTCAAGATCGTACAGCGCATCGCCACCGAACTCACCGTGCAGCCGCGCCAGGTCGCCGCCGCCGTGCAGCTTCTCGATGAAGGCTCGACTGTCCCGTTCATCGCCCGGTATCGCAAGGAAGTGACCGGCAATCTCGACGACACGCAATTGCGCACGCTCGAAGAGCGTCTGCTCTATCTACGCGAACTGGAAGACCGCCGCGCCACGATCCTCGCGAGCATCGACGAGCAAGGCAAGCTCAGCGCCGAATTGCGCGGCGCTATCGAAGGCGCGGACAGCAAGCAGGTGCTCGAAGACCTCTATCTGCCGTACAAGCCCAAGCGCCGCACGCGCGCGCAGATCGCCCGCGAAGCCGGCCTCGAGCCGCTCGCACAGGCGCTGCTCGCCGATCCGACGCTCGATCCGCAAGCCGAAGCCGCAAAATTCGTCGATGCCGAAAAAGGTGTCGCCGATACCAAAGCCGCTCTCGACGGCGCGCGCGACATCCTCTCCGAGCAGTTCGGCGAAACGGCCGAAATTCTCGGCAAGCTGCGCGAGCATCTGTTCGGTCAGGGGCTCGTGATGTCGAGCGTGGTCGACGGCAAGCAAGGCGAGGAAGGCGAGAAATTCCGCGACTACTACGACTACAGCGAGACGATCCGCACGGTGCCGTCGCATCGCGCGCTCGCGCTGTTCCGTGGACGCAACGCCGGCGTGCTGAGCGTGAAGCTCGGCCTCGGCGAAGAACTCGACGCGCAGATTCCGCACCCGTGCGAAGCGATGATCGCGCAGCACGTCGGCGTCTCCAATCGCGGGCGCGCGGCCGACAAGTGGCTCTCCGACGTCTGCCGCTGGTGCTGGCGCGTGAAGGTGCAGCCGCATATCGAAAACGAACTGCTCACGCAGTTGCGCGAAGAAGCCGAGCATGAAGCGATTCGCGTGTTCGCGCGCAATCTGAAGGACTTGCTCCTCGCCGCGCCCGCGGGCCCGAAGGCCGTGATCGGTCTCGATCCGGGCTTGCGCACGGGCGTGAAGGTCGCGGTCGTCGACCGGACCGGCAAGGTGCTCGCCACCGACACCATCTATCCGCACGAGCCGCGTCGCGACTGGGACGGCTCGATCGCCAAGCTCGCGCGCATCGCGCACGCGACGCAGGCCGAACTCATCTCCATCGGCAACGGCACGGCATCGCGCGAAACCGACAAGCTCGCGAGCGAACTCATCGCGAAGCATCCCGATCTGAAGCTGCAGAAGATCGTCGTGTCGGAAGCGGGTGCGTCGGTGTATTCGGCGTCGGAACTTGCAGCGAAGGAGTTTCCGGAGCTTGACGTTTCGCTGCGCGGCGCGGTGTCGATCGCGCGGCGTCTGCAGGACCCGCTCGCGGAACTCGTCAAGATCGAGCCCAAGGCGATCGGCGTCGGTCAATATCAGCACGACGTGAATCAGCGCGAACTCGCGCGTTCGCTCGATGCGGTCGTCGAGGATTGCGTGAACGCCGTCGGCGTCGATGCGAACACGGCGTCCGTCGCCCTGCTCGCCCGCGTGTCGGGACTGAACGCGACGCTCGCGCGCAATATCGTCGATTATCGCGATGCCAACGGGCCGTTTCCGTCGCGCGAGCATCTGAAGAAGGTGCCGCGTCTGGGCGACAAAACCTTCGAGCAAGCTGCGGGCTTCCTGCGCATCAACAATGGCGAGAATCCGCTCGATCGCTCGTCGGTGCACCCGGAAGCGTATCCGGTCGTCGAGCGCATTCTCGCGAAGATCAAAAAGCATATCGGCGATGTGCTCGGCCGCCGCGAAGCGCTGACGGGTCTTTCGCCGAACGAATTCGTCGACGAGCGTTTCGGCCTGCCGACCGTGCGCGATATTCTCGGCGAACTCGAAAAGCCCGGCCGCGATCCGCGCCCCGAATTCAAGACGGCGACGTTCAAGGAAGGCATCGAGAAGATTTCGGATCTCGTGCCGGGCATGGTCCTCGAAGGCGTCGTGACGAACGTTGCGGCGTTCGGCGCGTTCGTCGATATCGGCGTGCATCAGGACGGCCTCGTGCACGTCTCGGCACTGTCGACGAAGTTCATCAAGGACCCGCACGAAGTCGTGAAGGCCGGGCAGATCGTCAAGGTGAAGGTGCTGGAAACCGACGCGAAGCGCCAGCGCATCTCGCTGACGATGCGTCTCGACGACGACCTCCCCGCCGCCTCAGCCGACGGCAGCGCGGGCGCACCGCGCGGTGGCCAGGAGCGCCGTTCGGGCGGCGGCCGCGATGGTCGAGACGGCCGAGACAATCGCGGCGGCAATCAGCGCCGCGAACAGGAACCGTCAAGCGCCATGGCCGCGGCGTTCGCAAAACTGAAACGCTGA